The following DNA comes from bacterium.
AAATCGCCGATCGGCCGGCCGAAGGCCCGCCGGCTCCGCGCGTACTCCAGCGAGGCGTCGAGCGCCGCGCGCCCCAGCCCGAGGGCTAGTGCCCCGATACCGATGCGGCCCCCGTCGAGCACCTGCAGCGCCTGCTCGTAGCCCCGTCCCGGCTCGCCGATCAGCTGCCCGTCCGGGACGGCGCAGTCCTCGAACACGACCTCGGCCGTGTCGCTCGACCGCATGCCGAGCTTGTCTTCGTGCTTGCCGACGCGCAGCCCGGGCGTGCCGCCCTCCACGATGAACGCGGCAATGCCGCGCCGTTCCGCCGCCGACGCCGGCGCATCCCCCCGGCTGGTCCCCGACGGGGGGATGCCGGTCCGGGCCATCACGACGTAGACGCCGCCGATACTGCCCTGCGTCACGAAGGCCTTCGTCCCGTTGAGGACCCAGCGGCCGCCGCGGCGTTCGGCACGGGTCGCGAGCGCCGCCGCGTCGGTCCCCGACGCCGGCTCGGTCAGGCACCACGCTCCGAGCATCTCGCCCGACGCCAGCCGCGGCAGGTACGCGCGCCGCTGCTCCGGCGACCCGAACCGCGCGATGTGGCCGGCGCAGAGCGAGTTGTGGGCCGCAACGCTGAGCGCGATCCCGCCGTCGCCCCAGGCGACCGCCTCGATCGCGAGCGCCATCCCGACCGCGTCGATGCCTGAGCCGCCGTGGTCGGCCGGCGCCGTCATGCCCCAGAGTCCGAGCGACGCGAGTTTGGGCACGATGGCGAGCGGAAAGGTGTTCTCGGCGTCCCAGCGCCGCGCGTGCGGGCGCAGCTCGCGCGCCGCGAACTCGCGAACCGTCCGGTGAATCAGCCGCTGTTCCTCAGTATAGTCGAACCGCACCCGGGACCTCGCGCGTCCGTACGTCGTACGTCGTCGGTGCCCGTTCCGGCGCCCGCAGGGCGCTATAGACGGCGGCATGCGCCGCCGTCGCAAAGCAAAGAGCCTCCCGTCGCGTTCCACGAGAGGCTCAGGGTTCCTCTCCGGTACTCGCGGTGCCTAGAGCGGTACGGCTTCGACCGCCTTGATCTCCGGCACGCGCTCCTTGAGCATGCGCTCGACGCCGGCCTGCAGCGTCATCATCGAATACATGCAGCCGACGCAGGACCCGGCGAGGCGGATCTGGACCACGCCGTTCACGATGTCGACGAGCTCGATATCGCCGCCGTCCGCCTGGACGTGCGGCCGGATCTGGTCGAGCACGTCCTGCACGCGCGCGTTGAGCGCGAGATCGGTCACCGCGCCCGCGGTCTGGTCCATCAGGCCTTCGCCTCCGTCTCCTCGCCGCATTCTTGGGGTGCGCCTGCCTCCTCGCGCGTATGGAACGAGTGGCCGCAGCCGCAGGTCGACACGGCGTTGGGGTTGCGGATCGCGAATCCCTGGGCCGTCACGGAAGTCACGTAGTCGATCTCGGAGCCCTCGAGGAGGCGCGAGCTCGCTCTGTCTACGAGCACTTTGACCCCGCCGCGCTCGAAAATCTGGTCCTCCACGTCCTGCGCCTCGTCGAACGTCATGCCGTACGAGTAGCCGTCGCATCCGCCCTGGGTGATGAATACGCGAAGGCAGAGCTTCGGGTCGCTTTGCTCGGCCAGCAACTCCTTGACCTTCGTGACGGCGCGGTCGGTGAGCGTGATCATGAAGATACGTCCCTCCCGAGGCGGCGAGTCTCTGGCCACCTGATCTGGATTATTGTACGGGCGGCCGGTCTGGTTTGTCAAACGAGTGCGGGACCCATTCGGGGCTTCCGCGTGCTCACGCCGAGGCGTCGCGGCAGCCGTCCCACTCACGCTACCTTGTTGCGCGAAACGCCCGGAACGGCGAGAAGCCACCGGTTGTGCACGACCGGCAACCGATGCTCGGGATAGATAGCGCGCCACCACGCGTTTGGAATGACTTGAACCGCGTAGCCGCGCGCGGCAAGAAACTCCCGGCAGGCGCGCTCTCGATCGAGACCGTGGACCTCGACGAACACGGCCGGCCGGTAGTCTCTCAGCAGCCGGCGTGCGCCCTCGAGTACGGCCAGTTCCCCGCCATCGACGTCGATCTTGATAAACTTGGGCGGCGGCACCGAGCCGGCGGCGGCAACCGCATCAAGCGTCGTTGTGCCGTTACCGGCACGCGCTCCTACAAATGCCGGGACGACGCGCGGATTTGGGACCGTCGGGTTCAGCCTCGCATTCTCCATAAGACGCGCCCGCAAGCCGGCGTCGGGTTCGAACGCGACGACCTCCCCTGGTGCCGCGAGGCGCGCCAGGAGAAGCGCAGAGTCACCGTCGGCGGCGCCTACGTCATACACCGTGCTCCCGGGGCCCACGCATCGCGCATAGACCGCCTGAGCCTCGACTTCCCAGAGGCCGAGTTCCTTCTGCAACTCGTGCCTCCGGTTCAGGTGGAATACAAGGCCGCGTCCGATACCGAAGCGCACCGTTCGGGCGACCACCTCGTCTCGAAACACAAGCGGTTTCAAAAGACCCTTCAGCCGGGCCTGAACGGCCAACACGGCACCGGTCAGACCATGTCGACCGCGGCTCCGAACGGACGGCGTCGCGGAGGAAGGCGTTGCGTGAACCGAAAGGTGGTCCACGCGGGACACGAGACCCATATTCACCCCCGGCCGCCCAGGCCATTCGTGCAGGTGCACATCGAGAGCGGCGGCTGCAAGACGCGGACGGGATCTATCTGCACCAAACGGCGACCCGCCAGACGCCCGAGAGTGCGAAATGTGAAAACCTTGCCGCGCTAACCCGCGAGTGCTACACTCGGCCGCAGACGCGTCGTATCCACGTGCCGGCATGGGAGCGGAGCGTCCGTAAGGCGCGCGGCCCGCTTCGATTTCATCGTGGCCGGCGAGTCCGGCGGAGCCGGTCCGCCGGCGGAGAGCGCATGCTGTTCATGGTGGTCGAGCGCTTCAAGGGCCGCGATCCAAAGCCCATTTACCGCCGGCTGCGGGACGAAGGCCGCCGCATGCCGGACGGTCTCAGATACGTGGGGTCCTGGATCGAAGCGAATTTCGACCGGTGCTGGCAGCTGATGGAGTGCGACGACGCCCGGGCGCTCCAGCAGTGGGTCGCCGGGTGGAGCGACCTCATCGAGATGGAGATCGTGCCGGTGGCGCCGTCGGCCGACGTGCGGGCGATGATGGAGCCTCTGCTCTGATCCTATGACCGTGCTCGACGGCATCCGCGGCCCCCGGGACCTGCGCCGGCTCACGCCCGCGCAGCTGCGAGAGCTCGCCGCCGAGATCCGCGCGCTGCTGGTGGAGACGATCTCCCGAACCGGGGGCCATCTTGGCCCCAACCTGGGCGTCGTGGAACTCACCATCGCCCTCCACCGCGTGTTCGATTCCCCGCGCGACCGCATCCTCTTTGATACCGGACACCAGGCGTACGTGCACAAGCTGCTCACGGGACGGCGGGCGGGCTTCGAACGGCTGCGCCAGCGGGGGGGCCTCTCCGGTTATCCGTCGCGCGACGAGTCGGACCACGACATCATCGAAAACTCCCACGCCTCGACCGCGCTCTCGTACGCCGACGGCCTCGCGAAGGCGTACGAACTGCGGGGCGAGCGCGACCGGCGTATCGTCGCGGTCGTTGGCGACGGCGCGCTCACCGGCGGCATGGCCTGGGAGGCGCTGAACAATCTCGCCGGCGGGCAGCGGCCTGTCATCATCGTCGTCAACGACAACGGCCGCTCGTACTCGACGACCGTCGGGGGCCTGGCCCAGCACCTCAACGACATCCGCACGAACCCGCGCTACGAGCAGGCGCTCGCGGCGGCGAAAACCGCCCTCGATCAGACGCCCGTCGTGGGGCGCGCGATGTACCGCGCGATCATGGCGGTGAAGAAGGGCCTCAAGGAAGCGCTCGTGCCGCAGATGCTCTTCGAGGATCTGGGCCTGAAGTACATCGGCCCCGTCGACGGGCACGACGTCGGCGCGGTGGAGCGCGCGCTGCGGCAGGCCGTGCGAGTCGAACGGCCGGTGATCGTGCACTGTCTGACGCGCAAAGGGTACGGCTACGCGCCCGCGGAGACCGATCACGTGGACAACCTCCACGGGCCCGGGCCGTTCGACTCGGCGACCGGCCGCCCGGTCGCGTCCCCGGCCACGACGTGGACATCGATCTTCCGCGACGAGATGGTCGCGATCGGCCGGGAGCGGCGGGACGTGGTCGCGGTCACGGCCGCGATGCTGCACTCGACGGGCCTGGACGCGTTTGCGGAAGCGTTTCCGGGGCGCGCCTTCGACGTGGGCATCGCCGAGCAGCACGCCGTGACGTCGGCGGCGGGCCTCGCGCTCGGCGGGATGCATCCGGTCGTCGCCGTGTACGCCACGTTCCTGAACCGCGCGCTCGACCAGCTGCTGCTCGACGTCGCGCTTCACCGCTGCGGGGTCACGTTCGTGCTCGACCGCGCCGGCGTGACCGGCGACGACGGCGCGAGCCACAACGGGGTGTGGGATCTCTCGTTCCTCCAGGCGGTGCCGGGGCTCCGGCTCGCCGCGCCGCGCGACGGAACTCGGCTGCGCGAACTCCTGCGCGAGGCGGTCGCCGTCCGGGACGGTCCCACCGTCGTGCGCTTTCCGAAGGGCGCCGTTCCACCCGATCTCGCGGCGGTGGATCGCGCCGGCCGGGTCGAGGTGCTCTACCGGGCGGGCGCCCGCGACGTGCTGCTCGTGCCGGTCGGCGCGATGGCGGGCGCTGCGGTCGCGGCGGCGGAGCGGCTCGCGGCGCGGAGCATCGGCGCGACGGTCGTCGATCCGCGTTGGGTGAAGCCGGTGCCCGCGGAGATCCCGCAGCTCGCCGCGGACCACCGGCTCGTGATCACGATCGAGGACAACGTCCGCGCGGGCGGTGCGGGCTCCGCGGTGGCGCAGGCGCTGCGCGATGCCGCCGTCGGAACGCCGTTGCGCGATCTCGGAATCCCCGCGCGGTTTCTCACGCACGGCAAACGCCAGGATATTCTCGCGGAAGCCGGCCTGACCGCGGACGGCATCGCCGACGCGGCCGCGCGCGCGCTCA
Coding sequences within:
- a CDS encoding acyl-CoA dehydrogenase family protein; protein product: MRFDYTEEQRLIHRTVREFAARELRPHARRWDAENTFPLAIVPKLASLGLWGMTAPADHGGSGIDAVGMALAIEAVAWGDGGIALSVAAHNSLCAGHIARFGSPEQRRAYLPRLASGEMLGAWCLTEPASGTDAAALATRAERRGGRWVLNGTKAFVTQGSIGGVYVVMARTGIPPSGTSRGDAPASAAERRGIAAFIVEGGTPGLRVGKHEDKLGMRSSDTAEVVFEDCAVPDGQLIGEPGRGYEQALQVLDGGRIGIGALALGLGRAALDASLEYARSRRAFGRPIGDFQAVQWMIADMASELDAAELLVMDAASRAGRGEPYGQAASMAKLYASEAAARAANRAVQIHGGYGFIKDYPVERIYRDVKLCEIGEGTSEVQRMIIARHALA
- a CDS encoding NifU family protein, which codes for MDQTAGAVTDLALNARVQDVLDQIRPHVQADGGDIELVDIVNGVVQIRLAGSCVGCMYSMMTLQAGVERMLKERVPEIKAVEAVPL
- the erpA gene encoding iron-sulfur cluster insertion protein ErpA, with amino-acid sequence MITLTDRAVTKVKELLAEQSDPKLCLRVFITQGGCDGYSYGMTFDEAQDVEDQIFERGGVKVLVDRASSRLLEGSEIDYVTSVTAQGFAIRNPNAVSTCGCGHSFHTREEAGAPQECGEETEAKA
- a CDS encoding FkbM family methyltransferase, whose protein sequence is MSRVDHLSVHATPSSATPSVRSRGRHGLTGAVLAVQARLKGLLKPLVFRDEVVARTVRFGIGRGLVFHLNRRHELQKELGLWEVEAQAVYARCVGPGSTVYDVGAADGDSALLLARLAAPGEVVAFEPDAGLRARLMENARLNPTVPNPRVVPAFVGARAGNGTTTLDAVAAAGSVPPPKFIKIDVDGGELAVLEGARRLLRDYRPAVFVEVHGLDRERACREFLAARGYAVQVIPNAWWRAIYPEHRLPVVHNRWLLAVPGVSRNKVA
- a CDS encoding DUF3303 family protein; protein product: MLFMVVERFKGRDPKPIYRRLRDEGRRMPDGLRYVGSWIEANFDRCWQLMECDDARALQQWVAGWSDLIEMEIVPVAPSADVRAMMEPLL
- the dxs gene encoding 1-deoxy-D-xylulose-5-phosphate synthase produces the protein MTVLDGIRGPRDLRRLTPAQLRELAAEIRALLVETISRTGGHLGPNLGVVELTIALHRVFDSPRDRILFDTGHQAYVHKLLTGRRAGFERLRQRGGLSGYPSRDESDHDIIENSHASTALSYADGLAKAYELRGERDRRIVAVVGDGALTGGMAWEALNNLAGGQRPVIIVVNDNGRSYSTTVGGLAQHLNDIRTNPRYEQALAAAKTALDQTPVVGRAMYRAIMAVKKGLKEALVPQMLFEDLGLKYIGPVDGHDVGAVERALRQAVRVERPVIVHCLTRKGYGYAPAETDHVDNLHGPGPFDSATGRPVASPATTWTSIFRDEMVAIGRERRDVVAVTAAMLHSTGLDAFAEAFPGRAFDVGIAEQHAVTSAAGLALGGMHPVVAVYATFLNRALDQLLLDVALHRCGVTFVLDRAGVTGDDGASHNGVWDLSFLQAVPGLRLAAPRDGTRLRELLREAVAVRDGPTVVRFPKGAVPPDLAAVDRAGRVEVLYRAGARDVLLVPVGAMAGAAVAAAERLAARSIGATVVDPRWVKPVPAEIPQLAADHRLVITIEDNVRAGGAGSAVAQALRDAAVGTPLRDLGIPARFLTHGKRQDILAEAGLTADGIADAAARALSPAAAGEREPLPSHRR